From Deltaproteobacteria bacterium:
CGCCGCAGCGTGGGCGCGCGCCACCCGCTCGAGGTCCGCCCGCGTGTTGAGCCCCACGAGGCCCACGTCGTGCGCCACGAGCAACCCGAGCTCTTCGTCGCTCAGCGCGACCGCATTCCAGCAGATCTCGGCGGGGGCCACCCCGCTGCGCAGCGCGAGCAGGAGCTCTCCCCCCGAGCAGACCTCGAGCCCCAGCCCCTCGCGCACGACCGTCTGCTGGACCCGCCCCACGTAGCAGGCCTTGCTCGAGAAGAAGCCGCGCCCGTGCCCCACGAGCGCCTCCCGCAGCGCCTGCGCGTTCTTCGCCACGCGCGGCCCCGAGAGCAGCACCGACGGCGTGCCGTACTGCTCCGCCACCTCGCGCAGCACGCGTCCGCGGAAGGCGAGCCCGGCCACCGCGGGGAGCAGCCCCTCGCACTCTCTCGTCGTCCGCACCCGGATTTTCTCAGAGGACAGCGTCACGCGGCCCTACTATCCTCTCCGGCTGCGGGCCACGCAAGGCCCCGCTGAACGCTGAAGGCGGCCCTCCCGCTCCAGCGACCCGTCCACCGCCCATGCCTTCGCACGATCCCTCCGCTGCCCCCGAGCTCCGCATCCCGAGCGACGCGCGCGGCGTCCTGCGCCTCGCGCTCCCCGTCGTGCTCTCGATGCTGGCCCACAACCTCATGGGCATCACCGACACCTTCTATATGGGCTGGGTGGGCAACGCCGCGCAGGCCGCGCTCGGCCTCGGCGCCGTCCTATCGTGGACCCTGCTCTCCCTCTTCATCGGCACGCTCTCGGTGATCAATACCTACGTGGCGCAGCTCTACGGCGCGCGCGAGTACGCGCGCTGCGGGGGCTACCTCTGGCTCGGCCTGCTCCTCGCCGCCGGCTTCTCGCTCCTCGCGCTGGCCGTCACCCCGGCCGTGGATGGACTCCTCCGGCTCCTCGGCACCGACCCGTCGGTCACCCCCATCGCCGGCGCCTACATCCGCATCCGCCTCTTCGGCGCCCCGGCGACGCTCGCCGAGATCTGCTTCGTCAGCTTCCTGCGCGGCATCGGCGACACGCGCACCCCCATGCTCGTGGCCATCGGAGCCGTGCTCCTCAACGTAGTCCTCGACTACTGGCTCGTCTTCGGCGGCCTCGGGATTCCGCCCCTCGGCGCCAACGGTGCGGCCTACGCCACCGTCGTGGCCATCACCCTGCAGGCCACCGTCCTCGGCGCGCTGACCCTCCGGTCCGCGCTACGCCGGACCTACGGTCTCGGCTGGCCGCGCACGCTCGACCGCCGCGCGCTCCTCGAGCTCCTCAAGGTGGGTTCTCCGATCGGCGCCGGCTGGCTGCAAGACAGCCTCATCTGGACCATCTTCACCGGCTTCGTCTCGCGCTCGGGCGACGCGGTGCTCGCGGCGCACAACGTGGTGGTCCAGGTCGTGCTCTTCTCGTACCTGCCGGGGATGGCCCTCTCCGTCGCCGCCACGACCCTCGTCGGGCAGCACCTCGGCGCGCGCGCCCCCGCCCTCGCGCGCCGCACCGGCGTCCTCGTGCTGCGCATCGCCACGGCCTACATGGGGACGATGGGCCTCATCTTTCTCTGCTTCGGCAGCCTCATCGCGCGGGCCTTCAACCGCGATCCCCTCGTGGTCTCGACGGCGCACGACCTCTTCCTCTTCGCCGCGGGCTTTCAGCTCTTCGACGCCATCGGCGTGACCAGCTCCGGCATCCTGCGTGGCGCCGGCAATACCCGCTACCCGATGCTCGTGAGCACCCTCTCCGCCTGGGCGGTCTTCTTCCCGC
This genomic window contains:
- a CDS encoding MATE family efflux transporter, producing the protein MPSHDPSAAPELRIPSDARGVLRLALPVVLSMLAHNLMGITDTFYMGWVGNAAQAALGLGAVLSWTLLSLFIGTLSVINTYVAQLYGAREYARCGGYLWLGLLLAAGFSLLALAVTPAVDGLLRLLGTDPSVTPIAGAYIRIRLFGAPATLAEICFVSFLRGIGDTRTPMLVAIGAVLLNVVLDYWLVFGGLGIPPLGANGAAYATVVAITLQATVLGALTLRSALRRTYGLGWPRTLDRRALLELLKVGSPIGAGWLQDSLIWTIFTGFVSRSGDAVLAAHNVVVQVVLFSYLPGMALSVAATTLVGQHLGARAPALARRTGVLVLRIATAYMGTMGLIFLCFGSLIARAFNRDPLVVSTAHDLFLFAAGFQLFDAIGVTSSGILRGAGNTRYPMLVSTLSAWAVFFPLLLLLRLRFGWGVYGCWLAALLYIFALGVALYLKVRRLRWDEIGLLTR